Part of the Siniperca chuatsi isolate FFG_IHB_CAS linkage group LG6, ASM2008510v1, whole genome shotgun sequence genome, CATACATGGCAGCCAGAGCGAAtgtcaccaccaccacagatCATTGTGGGTTTCACGGTGCTCCcccaccagctgctgctgctgcagatgcTGTGGCCGACCACAGGAAGGAGAGCCTGCTGGAGTTTAGAGGCTATGGGACCACCACCTGCAAGGAGggcataaaaattaaaaacccaGAACATTGTTAGGTGGCCTTTGACTTTTCCATAGTTCTGCAGTTAAAGTAACTTTGCACTGGTGAGATGCCCGGGGAGTCCACAAAAAACCAAAACCTCCTGCAGATGTCATCTGTACTTTTATTGTTCTTATTATTGTAATGTTGTTATATTTatggatcttctcatctaactctctgcaaaaagcaaataagtgtatttccctaaatgtcaaattattcctttaaagagtCTTACGACACAGTGCAATATGATTCCTCTCTAATATAATCAGTATATTCAATACTAGAATCCAAAAAGTATCTGGAAGATACAAAGGTTACAATAAGTCTTTTTTACTGTCCAGGCTTTTATAATGACAGCTGCTTTGGGGACAAATATGTTATTAGTtatatgttatttaaatgtaagAATATTGTGGGAAATAAGGagaaagtatgttttaatttaattttgtttgaatatttccaGTTAAATGTCTAATTACAGTTAAATAAGACAAAGATATTATGTAAACTAGCTGCCTTTTTGAAAAATGTCCTACCGTAAAGTGATTTATGTTGCAAGTCATTCATTCTGTTCCATTGTTTTACAACATTGGGTTGTTTGAACTCCATACTATGTTAACATGGTCTTAAATCTGAACCTAATTCTGGCATTTCTGTTTATTAAATTCAGAATAAGATTATAGTAAATTGGGAAACATTCATTAAGTGGCTGAGACTGAGCCACATTTATTGCTGCACTGTTCAGCTACATTTCCCGTCATGGTTTTTCTTGTATCATTACGGTCACATCTAGCATCTATAATGGATTCTAGATCAGAATCAGTGTGTTGTCACATTACAAACTTACTGTAGAGTCTTCCCCAGCCGGTGATGTAGCAGGGGTCGTTGTCGGGAGTGATCTCTCCACTCTCTGGCACACAGGAGGGCTGCACCTTTTCGTTCAGAATGGCTGGTGAGGCCAGTTTGATCATCGCAATGTCATTACTGAACAACGAGAAAATCATGTTGAAACATAGAGAGGCATCTCATGGAAAAAAGGACTccaaaatatcaatatcataataaatataatcatACACTTGAAAACCTTTTCCTCAACACACAACTTTGATTATTTCTttaagaggaaaaggaaaatgtgttcCATTAACTGCTCAGTAACTTATATTATGTGTATTAGACAAGATCACCAAACTGCCAATAACCAAAACCTTTATAATATTTTAGAGTTGTGTGTTATTAACCTCCAagttataatgataataataataataataataataataataataataataataataataataataataattaataataattaataataataaactttatttatacagcacttttcaaaacaaagttacaaggtgctttacatggttgaaccaggattaaaacatttccgGAGGcaatgaggcaaataaaatcagtttatgTGAAATCAGTTCAATACTAAAATACATTTgcgtgtcatctgcataacagtgGCAAGTTCACAgttatgcagctttaaaatggtTTGTGAAATGTCACTGTCCTTGTGTAaaactgtttcctttttttcaatttgaaacataagctgaaaacagctgtatggAGGAGTTATATACCCTTACCCACAAGAGAGGCAGTTATTATCCCAGCCAGGGTGAACCACAATCTTCTCCACACTTCTGATCTGCTCATAGCTCTCCTCTTTGGTGAGGTCGTACTCGCCCATCACCACACGGTATCTGCGagatctgacacacacacatacatagagagacagacacacacttcagATAAAACCTTCACCTCACATCGTGACATAAAACAAGCAGAGAATGAAAGTAAACTGTAACCCACCCGATGCAGTGGCCAGCAGTCATGACCCAGTTGGGAGCGAGCAGAGTGCCTCCACAGGTGTGACGGTACGTGGAGCCGCTGAGATACTGCAGAGAGATCTGTGAAACACAGAGCGAGATGGCTTTAGAGCCAGCAGCAAAGTCACACACCACTATAATAAGTGTATCTTATTTAATTAATAAGGTTGTTACTGTTCTTGAATGCTTTTGATTACTGTAATGATCCTGGTTCTTGTCTGAAAGGTAACTCTTTGGAGTTTGAATAAAAAAGTCAATATTAGtgacatcgtagaaaaggtttcagtcgtagtcatctggaaacgtcttgattctgaaaacagtgtccagatgactacgactgaaaccttttctacgatagaacactcctggacgaatgagggactacaccgtcttattttgaataTTAGTGACACCGAGCCAAATTTACagagcaacaaaaacatttttattctactATTCTGTTTTGTATGCATTCCTGTTGTAAGCAACTGTTTTAATATTAGGGGTGAGAGATATGGATGGATGATATAATCTTCTAATAATATCTTCTATCATGGTGTATATGTAGTTCTATTCATAGtgatatatattgtgatatagaACGTTTTCTGGAAATTTAATAGAGAAACTGTTTATAGGTGAAATAACTAGATGGGACTGAATTAGGGATAAATGAGTGTACTTAATCACATGCCTGTGCCTTGTTTAATGTCTGTTATTCTCTTTTATTAATCACTCCATGAGttgctgttattttatttttgttatttaattgtAACTGTTAACAAGGTGTTCCtggaaaataatacattacCATATTACGTATATGCTAAACCCTGATTATTATCTACTCACCTGCCAGGGCCAGCTGTAGGGTCGAGCATCTTCCCCGTTCACAACACGGCTCACAGAGGGCTTATAAGTGGGTGTGCCACACCCGTAAGCTGGGCCACAGAAAGAACTGGTTAGTTACAAAGGCTGATACCAAAAGCTGTAACCCTTACTGTAACCTCAGTACTCTGTATGTTTCTCTGTGATTTGGTCGCTTCTCCTTTGGAAACTTTAGGGGAAAAAACGAATTGTTATTTGTAGCAGTGGGTTGCATATTCAAAGGTATTGCAGTGGTCTGAAAGATGTCTAAAAGATATCTGCAAACCCAGCTTtggcaggactctgtgcagACAGCAAACATCTGTAAGatcacaaaaacacttttaaagatACAACTCGCTGCTGGACAAAagtcaaaaaaataatttaaaaacaattagaTTTGCCCTCCCAATTTGCATTGGCTGAGGTCACAAATGTCACAGTTACAAATGTCAGACGTGACCAGTTTGGAAAACAGTTCACTAAGATGCTGCGCTGTTGTGACTTTACGGCAAAATTATCcttaaaggataaatcttgaAGTATTCTATAATTTGTTATTGTCAAGAAATCccatcaaaaccaacaatgtattGGTCCTTTTAAcaagtattttgtgtgtatccaaaccctgatatatcttcttcctctgtgccatagagctccattgttgtaaaaaaaaaaactgttgcattgggtgacatgttccttcatcaccatgaacacacacactgtagtttattctgactcagtcccacacacaccgtcctgctgccccgatactcactagagcaccaaatatggattaatccgccgctgagtAAAGTTTGgtaaaactacagtgagcagctgttttaggaaattacttagcctttttaaaaaaaaataaaattatatatttgtgagctgttttttaacattttttgtctttcGTAAGAACCAGTGGCCTCAGGGCTGATAGGCAGGGCAGGGAAGTCAGAGAGTTTTTAAAGACAGAATAACACATTGTTGATGttggtgttttcatg contains:
- the LOC122877975 gene encoding proproteinase E-like, translated to MMKVALVLLFAAYAYGCGTPTYKPSVSRVVNGEDARPYSWPWQISLQYLSGSTYRHTCGGTLLAPNWVMTAGHCIGSRRYRVVMGEYDLTKEESYEQIRSVEKIVVHPGWDNNCLSCGNDIAMIKLASPAILNEKVQPSCVPESGEITPDNDPCYITGWGRLYSGGPIASKLQQALLPVVGHSICSSSSWWGSTVKPTMICGGGDIRSGCHGDSGGPLNCRGGDGRWYVQGVTSFVSSRGCNTLMKPTVFTRTSSFTKWISDTMLQY